From a single Armatimonadota bacterium genomic region:
- a CDS encoding prolyl oligopeptidase family serine peptidase, whose protein sequence is MSLTRYRIRSSAGLGVWASLLIASQGAVALAQLSPYAPSAKELAANYQRANDIGRGVTVYKQALTPNWLHEGEKMWYVNRLAGGRFDYVLVDCAGGKKSPLFDLKRLSGVLPAPVGKKLDPDTLELQSLAVADDLSTASFRFSGKGYKLTFADYTLAEAEVPEAAQGGPGRGQGRGQGGGQPQGQGRGRRSPDGKLQYEIAAGKLKVTKIDGGGVVFESKTDQIAYANWASDSTHLAAFRLLPGDHREVALIQSSPSGGGRAVLKTRQYDLPGDKLDTFETFVFDVSTGKELKSDLEPFFVYGLPWASPPSIDWWHGGKSFLVDFYERGYGAYRIEEITLATGKHKTLLDEREKTFVDSTALISRVRPDQNEFLVRSERDGWGRLYRLDGTSGAVKGVLTPSGWVTRSLDWIDDASGRFCFSANCTRQATAPGSVPSPTSPSTGEVGEDPYFIHWFTAGLDGSGLVRLTEGDGNHSIRWSPNRKYIVDTYSRVDLAPVHELRSGASGQLILKLESADASEMAKAKLPLPEVFVAKGRDGKTDIWGVVYRPSKFNRSRRYPVIENLYAGPQDSFAPKSFSMVNGMQRMAELGFIVVQMDGMGTRNRGKAFRDVCYKNLADAGFADRILWMKALAKKYPQADISRVGVYGTSAGGQSATGAMLFHPEFYKVAVSSCGCHDNRMDKQWWNEQWMGVMGPHYEEQSNITNAAKLQGRLMLMVGELDTNVPPESTYRLVDALIKANKDFEFVVLPGLDHTSGGAYGERKRRDFFVRWLLGVPTPEWK, encoded by the coding sequence ATGTCACTCACGCGGTATCGAATCCGGTCTTCAGCGGGCCTTGGAGTGTGGGCCAGTCTTCTCATCGCCTCGCAGGGCGCCGTTGCCCTGGCACAACTTAGCCCCTATGCCCCTTCAGCCAAGGAACTCGCCGCAAATTACCAGCGCGCCAACGACATTGGCCGTGGCGTTACGGTCTACAAGCAAGCCCTGACCCCCAACTGGCTTCACGAAGGCGAGAAGATGTGGTACGTCAACCGCCTCGCCGGTGGCCGGTTCGACTACGTTCTCGTCGATTGCGCCGGAGGCAAGAAGTCGCCGCTCTTCGACCTCAAGCGGCTGTCAGGCGTGTTGCCGGCGCCGGTAGGCAAAAAGCTCGATCCAGACACTCTCGAACTCCAGAGCCTGGCCGTGGCCGACGACCTAAGCACGGCCAGCTTCAGGTTCTCCGGCAAGGGATACAAGCTGACTTTTGCCGATTACACGCTCGCCGAAGCGGAGGTGCCCGAGGCTGCGCAGGGAGGACCAGGAAGAGGTCAGGGACGGGGCCAGGGTGGTGGACAACCTCAGGGCCAAGGCAGGGGCAGACGTTCGCCAGACGGCAAACTGCAGTACGAGATCGCAGCCGGAAAGCTCAAGGTCACCAAGATCGACGGAGGCGGCGTTGTCTTCGAGTCGAAGACCGATCAGATCGCTTACGCCAACTGGGCGTCGGACTCCACACACTTGGCGGCGTTCAGGCTGCTTCCTGGCGACCATCGGGAGGTTGCACTGATCCAATCCTCACCTTCCGGCGGGGGCAGAGCGGTCCTCAAGACCCGCCAGTACGATCTTCCCGGCGACAAGCTCGACACTTTTGAGACGTTCGTGTTTGACGTGTCCACGGGCAAGGAGCTAAAGAGCGACCTCGAGCCGTTCTTCGTCTATGGCCTGCCTTGGGCTTCTCCCCCCAGCATCGATTGGTGGCATGGCGGAAAGTCCTTCCTGGTGGACTTCTATGAGCGGGGCTACGGGGCCTATCGCATCGAGGAGATCACCCTGGCCACCGGCAAGCACAAGACGCTGCTCGACGAACGCGAAAAGACCTTTGTGGACAGCACCGCGCTGATCTCGCGTGTCAGACCCGATCAGAACGAGTTTCTGGTCCGTTCAGAGCGCGACGGTTGGGGGCGCCTTTATCGGCTCGACGGCACGAGCGGAGCCGTCAAAGGCGTGTTGACCCCTTCAGGCTGGGTCACACGCAGTTTGGACTGGATTGATGATGCGAGCGGGAGGTTCTGCTTCTCGGCGAACTGCACGCGGCAGGCCACCGCGCCCGGTTCGGTTCCCTCACCGACCTCTCCCTCAACGGGCGAGGTGGGTGAGGATCCCTATTTCATCCACTGGTTCACAGCAGGGCTGGATGGCTCCGGCTTGGTGCGCCTGACCGAAGGGGACGGCAACCACAGCATCAGGTGGTCGCCAAACCGCAAGTACATCGTTGACACCTATTCCCGGGTGGATCTGGCGCCCGTTCACGAGCTGCGCAGCGGGGCTTCGGGCCAACTCATTCTCAAGCTGGAAAGCGCCGACGCAAGCGAAATGGCCAAAGCCAAGCTGCCTTTGCCCGAAGTGTTCGTCGCCAAGGGACGGGACGGCAAGACGGACATCTGGGGCGTGGTCTATCGCCCAAGCAAGTTCAACCGCAGCCGCCGATACCCGGTCATCGAGAACCTCTATGCAGGCCCGCAGGACAGCTTTGCGCCAAAGTCGTTCAGCATGGTCAACGGCATGCAGCGCATGGCAGAGCTCGGCTTCATCGTGGTCCAGATGGACGGCATGGGAACGCGCAACCGGGGCAAGGCGTTCCGCGACGTCTGCTACAAGAACCTCGCCGACGCGGGATTCGCCGACCGGATCCTCTGGATGAAGGCGCTCGCGAAGAAGTACCCGCAGGCCGACATCAGCCGCGTGGGCGTCTACGGCACGAGCGCTGGGGGGCAAAGCGCCACCGGGGCCATGCTCTTTCATCCCGAGTTCTACAAGGTGGCCGTTTCAAGCTGCGGATGCCACGACAACCGCATGGACAAGCAATGGTGGAATGAGCAGTGGATGGGCGTGATGGGCCCGCATTACGAAGAGCAGTCGAACATCACGAACGCCGCGAAGCTCCAGGGCAGGCTGATGCTGATGGTGGGTGAACTCGACACGAACGTGCCGCCCGAGAGCACGTACCGCCTGGTCGACGCGCTCATCAAGGCCAACAAGGACTTTGAGTTCGTGGTGCTGCCCGGGCTGGACCACACCTCCGGCGGCGCCTACGGCGAACGCAAGCGAAGGGACTTTTTTGTAAGGTGGCTATTGGGCGTCCCGACGCCTGAGTGGAAGTGA
- a CDS encoding 3-hydroxyacyl-CoA dehydrogenase/enoyl-CoA hydratase family protein, whose protein sequence is MSTSHWLSAEKVCVLGAGTMGSGIAAHLANLGFDVSLFDLTPQTVSSQFDAARSARPPHFFVPETASKVKLLSMENDFQLIAEADWVCEAIVEKMDIKKALFEKLDPIVKPGAMLTTNTSGLQIGLLAEGRSESFRKRFMGTHFFNPPRYLKLLELIPTPDTDPEAVKVMSQFLEDRVARRVVVAKDTPGFISNRYGMWNMIHTVHVAEKLQLSIEKVDAITGPFLGRPRSASFRLNDLVGLDIMRDIAQNLLDRCPNDPGREQLRLPASTQFLLDKGWIGSKSGQGYYRKEGKELLAFDLQTHAYRQLLDASLPSLRELERLPIGERVSKALKLGDEVGDFLREYLVPALQYADKLKEEISHSCLDFDRVMQWGFGWEIGPFQMMDAIGHEAIGVDPKPYFDAGKQREFGGAYISLPSEPQYRTVKDFPITSKNETFNVRDLGDGVQCVATTTKQGVVTPQLVGELLALLETDSLRRFVLTSESRNFSVGFDLTFFDKRIEDQDWEGIDTALASLQKLSVRLGEVPSVAAVSGFGLGGGFELALGCCAIVADAEAKVGFPEAKVGLIPGGAGTCRMRVSAQTGGAKALADMAGALALGTVAENADQARKLGYLSPTDHTCYLGDRLLAEAKHAALQIEAGGASAWREGLAPLSGIVDSKLDELKSKGLLTDHDGLIGDKVRQVFSKPGSFEDALAMERKVFVELCKSGLTHARIKHMLETSKPLRN, encoded by the coding sequence ATGTCTACCAGCCACTGGCTCAGCGCGGAGAAGGTGTGCGTTCTCGGCGCGGGCACCATGGGAAGCGGGATCGCCGCCCACCTTGCCAACCTCGGATTCGACGTTTCCCTTTTCGACCTGACCCCTCAAACCGTCTCAAGCCAGTTTGACGCCGCCAGATCGGCACGCCCCCCCCACTTCTTCGTGCCTGAGACGGCGAGCAAAGTCAAGCTCCTTTCGATGGAGAACGACTTCCAGCTGATCGCCGAAGCCGATTGGGTTTGTGAAGCCATCGTCGAGAAGATGGACATCAAGAAGGCGCTTTTTGAGAAGCTCGATCCGATCGTCAAGCCCGGTGCGATGCTGACCACCAACACCAGCGGCCTTCAAATCGGGCTCCTTGCCGAAGGACGCTCGGAGAGCTTTCGAAAGCGGTTCATGGGCACGCACTTCTTCAATCCGCCTCGCTACTTGAAGCTCTTGGAACTCATTCCGACTCCCGATACCGACCCCGAAGCCGTCAAGGTGATGAGCCAGTTCCTCGAGGATCGGGTTGCCCGGCGGGTGGTGGTCGCCAAGGACACGCCAGGGTTCATTTCCAACCGCTACGGTATGTGGAACATGATCCACACCGTCCACGTGGCCGAGAAGCTGCAACTATCGATCGAGAAGGTGGACGCGATCACCGGGCCGTTCCTCGGGCGGCCCCGCAGCGCCAGCTTCCGGCTGAACGACCTGGTCGGGCTTGACATCATGCGCGACATCGCGCAGAACCTCCTCGACCGATGCCCGAACGATCCCGGCCGCGAGCAACTCCGGTTGCCCGCGAGCACGCAGTTTCTCCTGGATAAAGGTTGGATCGGATCGAAATCGGGCCAGGGCTATTATCGCAAGGAGGGCAAAGAGCTGCTCGCCTTTGACCTGCAGACTCACGCCTACCGCCAGTTGCTCGACGCTTCCCTTCCCTCCCTAAGAGAGTTGGAGAGGCTGCCCATTGGGGAGCGTGTCTCAAAAGCCCTCAAGCTTGGCGACGAGGTCGGAGACTTCCTCCGCGAGTACCTGGTGCCGGCTCTGCAATACGCCGACAAGCTGAAAGAAGAGATAAGCCACTCCTGTCTCGACTTTGACCGGGTCATGCAATGGGGCTTTGGGTGGGAGATCGGCCCATTCCAGATGATGGACGCGATCGGGCATGAGGCCATCGGCGTAGACCCCAAACCCTACTTTGACGCCGGCAAGCAGCGGGAGTTTGGCGGCGCCTACATTTCGCTGCCGAGCGAGCCTCAATACCGGACCGTCAAGGACTTCCCGATCACCTCGAAAAACGAGACCTTCAACGTCCGCGACCTTGGCGACGGCGTGCAGTGCGTGGCGACCACCACGAAGCAAGGTGTGGTCACGCCGCAACTCGTTGGCGAACTCCTCGCGCTGCTGGAAACCGACTCGCTCAGGCGCTTCGTGCTGACTAGCGAATCGAGGAACTTCTCGGTCGGGTTTGACCTCACGTTCTTCGATAAGCGCATCGAGGATCAGGACTGGGAAGGCATCGACACGGCGCTTGCCAGTTTGCAGAAGCTCTCCGTGCGGCTTGGCGAAGTCCCCAGCGTGGCCGCGGTGTCTGGATTTGGCTTGGGCGGCGGGTTCGAGCTCGCTTTGGGGTGCTGCGCGATCGTCGCCGACGCTGAGGCCAAGGTGGGCTTCCCAGAGGCCAAGGTGGGATTGATCCCGGGCGGGGCGGGGACTTGCCGGATGCGGGTGAGCGCGCAGACAGGTGGCGCAAAGGCGCTTGCCGATATGGCCGGCGCGCTGGCGCTCGGAACGGTCGCCGAAAACGCGGACCAAGCTCGGAAGCTGGGCTATCTGAGTCCCACTGACCATACCTGCTACCTCGGCGACCGATTGCTCGCCGAGGCCAAACATGCCGCGCTTCAGATCGAGGCGGGCGGCGCGAGCGCCTGGCGGGAAGGTCTGGCGCCCCTTTCGGGCATAGTCGACTCCAAGCTGGACGAGCTTAAATCCAAGGGCCTCCTTACCGACCACGACGGCCTGATCGGCGACAAGGTCCGGCAGGTGTTCTCCAAGCCTGGGTCCTTTGAGGACGCATTGGCGATGGAGCGCAAGGTGTTTGTCGAGCTCTGCAAGTCGGGGCTGACCCACGCCCGCATCAAGCACATGCTGGAGACAAGCAAGCCGCTGAGGAATTAG
- a CDS encoding translation initiation factor IF-3, whose amino-acid sequence MINQRVLRFREVRLIASDGKQVGIVGSREALGMAEQEGLDLVLVTATANPPVCRIIDYGKFKYDQDRKEKEHKRKQQEVKGIKISPRIAENDVAHLLKNTRRFLEEGHKVKVTCQFKAREVTHPEIGQRKLQAMADVVADLAVIERQPTLDGKLMIMVLVPKPRSGKSHGSKAENQQDGRQAVQDHGLGQDNPPEGLQQPPVPAQESVAEATA is encoded by the coding sequence ATGATCAATCAACGAGTCCTGCGGTTCCGCGAAGTTCGCCTCATCGCGTCCGACGGCAAACAAGTTGGCATCGTGGGTTCCCGGGAGGCGCTCGGCATGGCCGAGCAAGAGGGTCTCGACCTGGTTTTGGTCACCGCCACTGCCAATCCGCCGGTCTGCCGGATCATCGATTACGGCAAATTCAAGTACGACCAAGACCGAAAAGAGAAGGAACACAAGCGCAAACAGCAGGAAGTTAAGGGTATAAAGATCAGTCCGCGAATCGCGGAAAACGATGTTGCGCATCTCTTGAAGAACACGCGTCGTTTTCTCGAGGAAGGGCACAAGGTCAAGGTCACGTGCCAGTTCAAGGCTCGCGAGGTGACCCACCCCGAAATCGGGCAGCGGAAGCTGCAGGCGATGGCAGATGTGGTGGCGGATCTCGCAGTGATCGAGCGACAACCGACGCTCGACGGAAAGCTGATGATCATGGTTCTGGTTCCCAAGCCTCGATCGGGTAAATCACATGGCAGCAAAGCTGAAAACCAACAAGACGGCCGCCAAGCGGTTCAAGATCACGGGCTCGGGCAAGATAACCCGCCGGAAGGCCTACAACAACCACCAGTTCCTGCACAAGAAAGCGTCGCGGAAGCGACGGCTTGA
- the rplT gene encoding 50S ribosomal protein L20 — MARIKRGLMRHKRHKKVIKAATGYWGRKKNVFKRAHEQVMKSGQYAFRDRRAKKRDFRRLWIARLSAGCRMCGVKYSDLIHGMTVKGMQLDRKALSELAIHDFEAFKKVVETATA, encoded by the coding sequence ATGGCAAGAATCAAGCGCGGCCTCATGCGCCATAAGAGGCACAAAAAAGTAATCAAGGCGGCCACGGGCTATTGGGGACGTAAGAAGAACGTCTTCAAGCGCGCCCATGAGCAGGTCATGAAGTCGGGGCAATATGCCTTTCGTGACCGAAGAGCCAAAAAGCGCGACTTTCGCCGGCTCTGGATCGCCCGACTCTCCGCCGGCTGCCGGATGTGCGGCGTGAAGTACAGCGACCTCATCCACGGCATGACGGTCAAGGGTATGCAACTCGACCGCAAGGCGCTGTCCGAGCTCGCGATTCACGACTTCGAGGCCTTCAAGAAGGTTGTCGAAACCGCGACGGCTTAG